A region of Sphingomonas sp. DNA encodes the following proteins:
- a CDS encoding beta-lactamase family protein, producing the protein MRRALIAALLFATATPAWPQAARPASPPASVESLAPALDGPFRQFMEERHVPGLAWGIVQNGRLVHLSTMGVQDLEQRRPVTGDSTFRIASMSKVFTALAILKLRDEGRLSLDALAETYVPELRNWSYPTTDSPRIRVRDLLSHTGGLVTDNPWGDLQQDLPEADFTRILAEGVPMSRAPGTAFEYSNFGYALLGRIVTNVSGRPYAEYIEQEIMRPLGMASTRYEVADSPRERRALGYRWENDAHSLERDMAHGAFGAMGGVETSANDYARWLAFLASAWPARDGPEEGPVRRATVRELAQGLNFARTSERPGLDGAPACRFAVAYGMGLSAAQDCDLGLLLSHSGGYPGYGSYMMVLPDSGTALFAFANRTYAAPIPTLTRTALELRRAGFIRSRVEPVTPALAEAYAGAGAAWRMGNLGPVENRLAMNFLPDRSAENWAREFARLSGEVGACATDAPITATGAMSGTFEWRCERGILQGYLLLAPTNPPSIQELRLRVAP; encoded by the coding sequence ATGCGCCGCGCCCTGATTGCCGCTCTGTTGTTCGCGACCGCCACGCCGGCCTGGCCCCAGGCCGCCCGGCCCGCGTCGCCGCCCGCTTCGGTCGAAAGCCTGGCCCCCGCGCTCGACGGTCCTTTCCGCCAGTTCATGGAGGAGCGTCACGTCCCCGGCCTGGCCTGGGGCATCGTGCAGAACGGGCGGCTGGTTCATCTCTCGACGATGGGCGTGCAGGATCTGGAGCAGCGCCGTCCGGTGACGGGCGACAGCACATTCCGCATCGCCTCCATGTCGAAGGTCTTCACCGCGCTCGCGATCCTGAAGCTGCGCGACGAGGGGCGGCTCTCGCTCGATGCGCTCGCCGAAACCTATGTCCCGGAGCTGCGCAACTGGAGCTATCCGACCACGGACTCTCCGCGCATTCGGGTGCGCGACCTTCTGTCCCACACGGGCGGGCTCGTCACCGACAATCCCTGGGGCGATCTGCAGCAGGATCTGCCGGAGGCGGATTTCACCCGGATTCTGGCCGAAGGCGTGCCGATGAGCCGCGCGCCAGGTACAGCCTTCGAATATTCCAATTTCGGCTATGCCCTGCTCGGCCGGATCGTCACCAACGTCTCCGGCCGGCCCTATGCCGAGTATATCGAGCAGGAGATCATGCGCCCGCTCGGCATGGCGTCCACTCGCTATGAAGTGGCGGACTCCCCGCGCGAGCGCCGCGCGCTCGGCTATCGCTGGGAGAATGACGCGCACTCGCTGGAGCGCGACATGGCGCACGGCGCGTTCGGCGCAATGGGCGGCGTCGAGACCAGCGCGAACGATTATGCCCGCTGGCTCGCCTTCCTCGCCTCCGCCTGGCCGGCGCGCGACGGGCCGGAGGAGGGGCCGGTGCGGCGCGCCACGGTGCGCGAGCTGGCCCAGGGCCTCAATTTCGCGCGCACGAGCGAGCGGCCGGGCCTCGACGGCGCGCCCGCCTGCCGTTTCGCCGTCGCTTATGGCATGGGGCTGAGCGCGGCGCAGGATTGCGATCTCGGCCTCCTCCTGTCCCACAGCGGCGGCTATCCGGGCTACGGCTCCTACATGATGGTCCTGCCGGATTCGGGCACGGCCCTCTTCGCTTTTGCCAACCGCACCTATGCCGCGCCGATCCCGACGCTGACCCGGACCGCGCTGGAACTGCGCCGCGCGGGTTTCATTCGTTCGCGTGTGGAGCCGGTCACGCCGGCCCTTGCCGAGGCTTATGCCGGCGCGGGCGCGGCCTGGCGCATGGGCAATCTCGGTCCGGTGGAGAACCGGCTGGCGATGAACTTCCTGCCCGATCGTTCGGCGGAGAATTGGGCGCGCGAATTCGCGCGGCTGAGCGGAGAGGTGGGCGCCTGCGCCACCGATGCGCCGATCACCGCCACCGGCGCGATGTCCGGCACGTTCGAATGGCG
- the rimM gene encoding 16S rRNA processing protein RimM has product MSDRVILAAVAGAHGVGGEVRLKLFAESIDSLKVHKRLFAGERTLTLKSVKPGGKAAIARFAEIADRGAAEALRGTTLSVARDELPALGEGEYYHADLIGLPCVDADGAALGTVVAVENFGAGDLLEIERPDGKRALIPFRPGIADLAEGHIVADPAFLT; this is encoded by the coding sequence TTGTCGGATCGGGTCATCCTCGCCGCCGTCGCCGGCGCGCACGGCGTCGGCGGCGAGGTGCGCCTGAAGCTCTTTGCCGAGAGCATCGACAGCCTGAAGGTCCACAAAAGGCTGTTCGCGGGGGAGCGCACGCTCACCCTCAAATCGGTGAAGCCCGGCGGGAAGGCCGCGATCGCACGCTTCGCCGAAATCGCCGATCGGGGCGCCGCCGAGGCGCTGCGCGGGACGACTCTCTCGGTCGCCCGCGACGAACTGCCCGCGCTGGGCGAGGGCGAATATTATCATGCCGACCTGATCGGACTGCCCTGCGTGGATGCGGATGGCGCCGCGCTCGGCACGGTCGTCGCGGTCGAGAATTTCGGCGCGGGCGATCTGCTTGAGATCGAGCGGCCGGACGGCAAGCGCGCGCTGATCCCCTTCCGTCCCGGCATCGCCGACCTCGCCGAGGGACATATCGTCGCCGATCCCGCTTTTCTGACTTGA
- the rpsP gene encoding 30S ribosomal protein S16, with protein sequence MAVAIRLARGGAKKRPYYKIVVADARNPRDGKFIERVGSYNPLLAKDNPERVKLDADRVKHWLSVGAQPTDRVHRFLDAAGILERAAKNNPKKAEPGEKAKERAEERAAKEAEAAAAPAEEAPVEEAATEAPAEEVVAEEAPAVEEAAPAEETAAEEAPAEEAPAEAAAEEAPAAEEAAPAEETADEAPAAEEAPAEEAAPEAAAEEAPAEEGTEKAE encoded by the coding sequence ATGGCAGTTGCAATCCGGCTGGCGCGCGGTGGCGCGAAGAAGCGGCCTTATTACAAGATCGTCGTCGCCGACGCGCGCAATCCGCGCGACGGCAAGTTCATCGAGCGCGTTGGCAGCTACAATCCGCTGCTCGCCAAGGACAATCCCGAGCGCGTGAAGCTCGATGCCGACCGGGTGAAGCACTGGCTCTCCGTCGGCGCTCAGCCGACTGACCGTGTCCACCGCTTCCTCGACGCCGCCGGCATTCTGGAGCGCGCCGCGAAGAACAATCCGAAGAAGGCCGAGCCGGGCGAGAAGGCCAAGGAACGCGCCGAGGAGCGGGCCGCCAAGGAGGCCGAGGCCGCCGCCGCGCCGGCTGAGGAAGCTCCGGTCGAGGAAGCCGCCACCGAGGCCCCGGCCGAGGAAGTCGTCGCCGAGGAGGCTCCCGCCGTCGAGGAAGCCGCTCCGGCCGAAGAGACTGCCGCCGAGGAAGCGCCGGCTGAGGAAGCTCCCGCCGAGGCTGCTGCCGAAGAGGCTCCCGCCGCTGAGGAAGCCGCGCCGGCCGAGGAAACGGCCGACGAGGCTCCTGCTGCTGAGGAGGCTCCGGCCGAAGAAGCTGCCCCCGAAGCCGCTGCCGAAGAGGCTCCCGCCGAGGAAGGCACCGAGAAGGCCGAATAA
- the ffh gene encoding signal recognition particle protein, with protein sequence MFESLGDRLSGVFDRLRGRGALNEEDVRGAMREVRIALLEADVALPVVREFVDRATEQAVGQQVLRSVTPGQQVVKIVHDALVEMLGSEEEGLNLAVAPPAVVMMVGLQGSGKTTSTAKIAKRLTEKDRKKVLMASLDVNRPAAQEQLAVLGRQTEIATLPIVAGQPPVEIARRALNAAKLQGYDVLMLDTAGRLHVDQALMDEMKAVAEVSQPQEVLLVADAMTGQDAVNVAKSFSDQIDLSGVVLTRMDGDARGGAALSMRAVTGKPIKYAGVGEGIDKIEAFHPERVAGRILGMGDVVSLVERAQETIQVEEAEALAKKMAKGQFDLNDLRAQLQQMQRMGGLGALASMMPGMGKIKNQMNASGVLEGNVLGRLDAIISSMTPKERAKPDLMNAKRKIRVAKGSGTTVQEVNRLLKMHQEMSTAMKKIRKMGGLGKLGALFGGGGGLGGLGGPGGPALPPGGFPGLPGGQGGAPFNLPNKFKK encoded by the coding sequence ATGTTCGAAAGCCTGGGAGATCGCCTGTCCGGCGTGTTCGACCGGCTGCGCGGCCGCGGCGCGCTCAACGAGGAGGATGTCCGCGGCGCGATGCGCGAGGTGCGGATCGCCCTGCTCGAGGCCGATGTCGCGTTGCCCGTCGTCCGCGAATTCGTCGATCGCGCCACCGAGCAGGCGGTTGGCCAGCAGGTGCTGCGCTCGGTCACGCCGGGCCAGCAGGTCGTCAAGATCGTCCATGACGCTTTGGTCGAGATGCTGGGCAGCGAGGAGGAGGGCCTGAACCTCGCCGTCGCGCCGCCGGCCGTGGTGATGATGGTCGGCCTGCAGGGCTCGGGCAAGACGACCAGCACCGCCAAGATCGCCAAGCGCCTGACCGAGAAGGACCGCAAGAAGGTCCTGATGGCCTCGCTCGACGTCAATCGCCCGGCGGCGCAGGAGCAGCTCGCCGTGCTCGGCCGGCAGACCGAGATCGCCACCCTGCCGATCGTCGCGGGCCAGCCGCCGGTCGAGATCGCCCGGCGCGCGCTCAACGCGGCGAAGCTGCAGGGCTATGACGTGCTGATGCTCGACACGGCGGGCCGTCTCCATGTCGATCAGGCGCTGATGGACGAGATGAAGGCGGTCGCCGAAGTCTCGCAGCCGCAGGAGGTCCTGCTCGTCGCCGACGCCATGACCGGCCAGGACGCGGTCAATGTCGCCAAGAGCTTCTCCGACCAGATCGATTTGAGCGGCGTCGTCCTCACCCGGATGGACGGCGATGCGCGCGGCGGCGCGGCGCTGTCGATGCGCGCCGTCACCGGCAAGCCGATCAAATATGCCGGCGTCGGTGAGGGCATCGACAAGATCGAGGCCTTCCATCCGGAGCGGGTGGCGGGCCGCATCCTCGGCATGGGCGACGTCGTCAGCCTCGTCGAGCGGGCGCAGGAGACGATCCAGGTCGAGGAGGCCGAGGCGCTCGCCAAGAAGATGGCGAAGGGCCAGTTCGACCTCAACGACCTGCGCGCCCAGCTTCAGCAGATGCAGCGCATGGGCGGCCTCGGCGCGCTCGCCTCGATGATGCCCGGCATGGGCAAGATCAAGAACCAGATGAACGCGAGCGGCGTGCTGGAAGGCAATGTGCTCGGCCGGCTCGACGCGATCATCAGCTCGATGACGCCCAAGGAGCGGGCCAAGCCGGACCTGATGAACGCCAAGCGCAAGATTCGCGTCGCCAAGGGCTCGGGCACGACGGTCCAGGAAGTGAACCGGCTGCTCAAGATGCACCAGGAAATGTCCACCGCGATGAAGAAGATCAGGAAGATGGGCGGGCTGGGCAAGCTCGGCGCGCTCTTCGGCGGTGGCGGCGGGCTCGGTGGTCTGGGTGGCCCCGGCGGGCCGGCACTGCCGCCCGGCGGCTTTCCCGGTCTTCCCGGCGGCCAGGGCGGTGCCCCTTTCAATCTTCCGAACAAGTTCAAGAAATAA